A region of Vitis riparia cultivar Riparia Gloire de Montpellier isolate 1030 chromosome 1, EGFV_Vit.rip_1.0, whole genome shotgun sequence DNA encodes the following proteins:
- the LOC117923115 gene encoding mitochondrial outer membrane protein porin of 36 kDa — MGKGPGLYSDIGKIARDLLYRDYQSDHKFTVTTYTSSGVAITSSGTKKGELFIADVNTQLKNKNITTDVKVDTNSNLFTTITVDEPAPGLKTIFSFIIPDQRSGKVELQYLHEYAGISTSIGLTANPIVNFSGVVGNNTLSLGTDLSFDTATGNFTKCNAGLGFSNADLIAALTLNDKGDTLNASYYHTVSPLTNTAVGAELSHCFSTNENTLTIGTQHALDPLTKVKARANNSGKVSALIQHEWRPKSLFTISGEVDARAVEKSAKIGLALALKP; from the exons ATGGGAAAGGGTCCAGGTCTCTACTCCGACATCGGCAAGATAGCCAGAG ATCTTCTCTACAGGGATTACCAGAGTGACCACAAGTTCACTGTTACTACTTACACATCCTCTGGAGTC GCCATTACTTCATCAGGAACTAAGAAAGGTGAGCTTTTTATTGCGGATGTGAATACCCAGTTGAAGAACAAGAACATAACAACAGATGTGAAAGTTGATACAAACTCTAAT CTTTTTACGACAATTACTGTTGATGAACCTGCACCTGGACTCAAGACGATATTTAGCTTTATCATTCCTGATCAGAGATCTGGTAAG GTGGAACTCCAGTACTTGCATGAGTATGCTGGAATAAGCACTAGCATTGGATTGACTGCAAATCCAATTGTGAACTTCTCTGGTGTGGTTGGGAACAATACTCTCTCTCTTGGGACTGATCTCTCGTTTGACACTGCCACTGGGAACTTCACCAAATGCAATGCAGGCCTGGGTTTCTCCAATGCTGACCTCATTGCTGCCTTGACTTT GAATGACAAGGGTGACACACTTAATGCTTCATACTACCACACTGTAAGCCCACTGACTAACACAGCTGTTGGTGCGGAGCTGAGCCATTGCTTTTCTACCAATGAAAACACTCTTACCATTGGCACACAGCATGCCCTGGACCCCTTAACCAAGGTGAAGGCTCGGGCTAATAACAGTGGAAAGGTAAGTGCTCTAATCCAGCATGAGTGGCGCCCAAAATCTCTCTTCACTATATCAGGAGAAGTGGATGCCAGGGCGGTTGAGAAAAGTGCAAAGATTGGACTGGCCTTGGCTCTAAAGCCATAG
- the LOC117917234 gene encoding hypersensitive-induced response protein 2 gives MGQAFCCIQVDQSNVAIKEQFGKFDEVLEPGCHCLPWCLGSQLAGHLSLRVQQLDVRCETKTKDNVFVTVVASIQYRALAEKASDAFYKLSNTRAQIQAYVFDVIRASVPKLDLDSTFEQKNEIAKAVEEELEKAMSAYGFEIVQTLIVDIEPDEHVKRAMNEINAASRMRLAATEKAEAEKILQIKRAEGDAESKYLAGLGIARQRQAIVDGLRDSVLAFSVNVPGTSSKDVMDMILVTQYFDTLKDIGASSKASSVFIPHGPGAVGDIASQIREGLLQAETAKH, from the exons ATGGGACAAGCTTTTTGTTGTATTCAAGTGGACCAGTCTAATGTAGCTATCAAAGAACAATTTGGAAAGTTTGATGAGGTGCTTGAACCTGGTTGCCATTGTTTGCCATGGTGTCTTGGGAGCCAGTTAGCTGGTCATCTTTCATTGCGTGTGCAGCAGCTAGATGTTCGATGTGAAACGAAAACTAAG GATAATGTTTTTGTTACTGTTGTTGCATCTATTCAATATCGAGCCTTAGCAGAAAAGGCATCTGATGCTTTCTATAAGCTCAGCAACACCAGAGCACAGATCCAAGCCTACGTCTTTGATG TAATTAGAGCTAGTGTTCCGAAGTTAGACCTGGATTCAACCTTTGAACAGAAGAATGAAATAGCGAAAGCTGTGGAAGAGGAACTTGAAAAG GCAATGTCAGCTTATGGATTCGAGATAGTTCAAACACTTATTGTGGATATCGAACCAGATGAGCATGTGAAAAGAGCAATGAATGAGATAAATGCAG CTTCTAGAATGAGGTTGGCTGCTACTGAGAAGGCCGAAGCTGAGAAGATATTGCAGATAAAGCGAGCTGAGGGAGATGCAGAATCCAAGTACCTGGCTGGGCTTGGCATAGCTCGGCAGCGCCAGGCCATTGTAGATGGGCTTAGGGACAGTGTTCTTGCCTTCTCTGTGAATGTGCCAGGGACTTCATCAAAGGATGTCATGGACATGATTCTGGTGACCCAGTACTTTGACACATTGAAGGATATAGGTGCATCCTCAAAGGCTTCGTCTGTTTTCATCCCACATGGGCCAGGTGCTGTGGGAGACATTGCTTCACAAATTAGGGAAGGTCTCCTTCAGGCTGAGACAGCAAAACATTAG